CAGACCAGCCTTGTCGCTGGCTAATCAGAACTCCAAAGATGTGAAAGAGAACTCAGCCTCAAAGGAGGTAGGAGGGGAGGATAGGGGTCCAGTGGAGCTTGTCGAGGTGTTGGCAGGAGATGCAAAAGAAGGAGCAGATAGTGAGAAAAATGAGGGGAGCTGGCAGGGcctgacagactgcagcagcagtccAAAGAGAGCCGGTTCTCTGGCAAATTCTGCTGTTATTGCTGGTCAGAGCAGCCAAACTACAAACCAATCTGCCCCcactaaaaacacaaatgacaccAGAAATGGTGCCCCTTCCTGGCAGATGGTGTGTAGTTCATcctctgcaaaaaaaacctcacatgAAGGTCTGAATCCAATGCTTTCCAGCTTCGACTTCTTCTCCACTGAGGAATACCTGGATGGAGATAAATCAGCCATCTCCATTGCTTTCAGAAAGTAAGGCTGattttacttttcttctttcagaTCAGTTTTGACATTgttttagaaaaccatgcaagTTTTGCAGATATACAAATAACATGTTGGGAGTTATTGTTTACAGCTTAAATACTTTTGCATGCCTTTTTTAGATCACACAATGCTATCGGCTTTGCAAGTTTTTACTGGTCACGTTAGGTTGTTgtaacagacaaaaataaaattcaggGATTCagatagattttttaaaaacttgtgGTGTGTTCTCAAATGTCTGTAACTTTTATCTGACACTAATATTTCAGTGCTGTTTTAAATAGATGTTATTTCACAGACCATTGGATAAtcacttgtttttctgttgtccCTCAAAGTAGTAGTTGGATGCAGCTCTTCATCTCTTTGTCATTGTTTAGGTTTCTGGAGGAGCAAAATAAGAAAGCTGCGTCTAACTTGGAAAACGGCAAAAATGCAGAGACAAATGATGTGGACATGGATCAGGGGAAAGTAAATGGCAAAGCATCAGTCATTAACACTGACTCTGTGTCAAGGAAGTACAAAGGGGACATTGACGGTGAAGTGTCCCTGACCAGCTTCCTGAAAACGTCTCCCTTTCTGTCTGCTgatggggaggaagaggaggagatggtcATCAAGCCTCATTCAAAGTCACTCCAAAAAGAATGGCACAATGGGGATGAGTCCTCTAAGCTAAATAGCCAGGTCAGTCAATCAGCCCGGGAGCTGTTTGAAGAGTGCTTTGGCAAATGGAAGAATGTGACCTATTCACAGGTGGCTAACAGTGACCTTGATGCCATGGCAGAGGAGATATATCTTAGTCGAAAGCAAGATAAGGCCTCAGCCTTTGCAGCTGCCCTCGCCAAGAGGGAGTTGGCAGGAAAACTTGACAAACTCTCCCCAGAAAGGAATTGTAAAGCCAGGAAGATGGCTAAATCTCCCTCTGTCCCATCTCCTACACTTCCACCCAAGAGGAACTCTGACAGAGAGATGTTTATGGTCAGGGGAGAGGACTCATCTTTCGCATCCTCAAGAAAACACGAAGCAAAATTTAATATCAAAATGGATTTTCTTGGAGATACTCTGCTAAGGTGAGCAACTTACTATAGATTCTTGTCCCATATAGTCTTTCCACAGTGATACCTACATACAGCTCTAGATGTATAGAACAGCTACACTTCTGCTGTAAACTGACCTCTTTagaaaacaatcaaaatatTTATTGTCAGTGCTTTCCCAgtataaaatgttgttttatccaattgaatatttattttgtaacacacacagaacatgttttttGTCACTTTCAGCTCTTCAGATATTTTAGCTGAGGAGCGACAGTTGTCTCAGGATCTCGTGCAGTCTTCAAAGAAGGATCAGGAGTTTCGCTCCATCTTTCAACATGTTCAGGCTGCTCAGTTTAACAGAAGTCCCTCTGAGCTGTTTGCTCAGCACATAGTCACCATCGTTCACCACATTAAAGGTGAGGCCCTTCTGTCTGTAAGCCATGTCTTGACATACAGTATTATTCACAATGTACATTCATCTAAACTGACACAAGTTTTTCAgtaatgaaggaaaacaaatctaTTTTTCAGAATCACACACCATGTTGCATTTGCTTTGGCCGCAGGAGTTTTTCGTAATAGGCTTGTGTTAATGTTCAAATCATTATAAACCAACATCACAATTGaattttgaaaaagaaacaaggtGTATTAAGAGAAatctaaaaaagaagaacaataGGGCTGGGAAATGTGGCGTAAATGTTCTGGAAAAATAATTTGGAAACTGTTAATGGAGATTCAGGTATGTCTGTTTTTGGTTAATccactgaatttaaaaatgacaaatctgGGTACTTCATCACAATAATGAAAAACTCGAATCCATATTTTACCTAATCCATAATGATCTTTTAAATAAATCCAAATCTAAtcatagcttttttttttatgaccgtTACAGCTCAGCACTTTCCATCTTCTGGCATGACTCTTAATGATCGATTCACCATGTACCAAAGACGAGCTGCAGAGAAGGAAATGATGAAGCCAAGAAAAAGCCCAGAGATACACAGGTAGAGTCGCCTCTTGAGTGACCCTCTCACCTTCAGTGTGCTGTGGCTTCACCACCTCTTTTAACAGCTTTCAGGTATTTCTCTCACCTTTGCTACCTGAACATCATCAGACTACCTTAGCTTATTTGTTCGTATGCTTGGTGGAGACCAGTTTTATTTCCTCACCagtgtttcttttcattttatgttgGCATCACAGCTCTATGCAGCTCACGGTTTGTTGTTGTGGCACCTGTGTACTGTGGTTTCAATACTACGTTCAtttaattctgttgtttttaatgtgtttctctctcacagaaGAATTGATGTTTCTACAAGTGCTTTTAAGAAACACTCTCAACTTTTTGAGGCGATGAAAAGCTCAGACGATGGCACTTACAAGGTGACTGAACATTTTGCAGTATGAAGTatgttggaaaaacaaacaacaccaaAAAGAGTGAGCAAGCCAGATGCCATTAGACTGCACTCTCTTAAAGCCTGTGGCTTTCCTTGAAGGAAGACTCTCAAAGTCTAAGAAATGCAAATGCAAAACAAGGCACTTTGACTTGGTTGTTTGTTATATCGCCTTCACACATGGTGCATTGGTTATACTGCGGGCACAAGCCTGACCAAGGCTAATGAATCAAATAAGGTCAAAAATGGAAGCCACTGTGCCAAAGCTGTTCAAAGGACTCTAAACAATTATCTTCGTAAGTATTTCAAttaggaacagaaaaaaacctcAGCAAGTACTATGTGCATCTGTGCTTCAAAGTATACGTACATGCTTACATTTTTGAGTAGAACTTCATAGTGTTTCTGTATTGATGCACATGGACATGGTCAACCCCTTGTAAACATGAAGCATAAAtatgaggggaaaaaactgtGGAGAACTGTATCTTCTTGTTCTTCACCGTTCAGTACTGGTTTTGCATGTATAGCCAAATACCTGTATAGTGCATATACACCCACCATTTCCCACAGCATATCTGAGCATATAAGATTGGTTTTGCACCACCCCAGCAACAATTAGTGTCAGTTTATGGTATCAGAAAGATATGATAATCAACTTTTAATGAGTTGAAACTTCTTTGAAATAGGAAAATGAATCACAGTAAGCACTCTGACTGTCTGAAACCAGCTGTTTACAAACGGTTGTGTTTTGAAATACCTGAACACACCCTGTCTCTGAAGCTGAGGCATGAAAACTGCTTCCAGAAGTTGTGTTAAAAATGGAGGATAAATGTGCAACACGTTTGCTGCTGTTGAGCGGTGAATTCCTCACATCTTGGAATGAATTAGTGAGGAGGTTTTCAAATCACATCTGACGATTGATCATACTGTAACGTAACGAAGCTGACTGTGATAGAATGCCTATTTCAAGAAAATTCAAAGTCATTGCATGTTGATTGTTTTATCGTATTGAGCCATCTTTAAGGAAACTGATCTCCAAATACTTGAGAATAGCTTGTAAGTCTTACCAAAACATGCAAAACTACTGGTTTGGCAAGTTAAGTACATTTGAAAATTCACTCCAAAATGTCTGAGTTTTATTCATGCCAACTGGCTGTTACCCAGGTTTGTCCCCATTTTCCATTGACATAATTTAGTTTACAAACCAGCTTGGCCGAGAGCCGACTGATAGCATCCTTGTGCTAATCCAAAGTCTGTGGCCTACGATGTGTTCTGTTTTGATTTGCTCAGGATGGTGGGGGGAAAATAAAGGGTGACCCAATGGACCTTCGTTTGGATATTGAGCGGCGTAAAAAATATTCCATCCATGAAAAAGATAATAATCAGGATCGGGTACGAGATATGGGAGATTCCCCGAATTCTAGCCGAGAGAGATCCATGGAAAAGTTCTCCAAATGCCACAAGAGATCAGGGTATGTGCAATTGCACGACACTATTTTTGGGAGGTTAAATACATTGTACTATAAACAGTTGGACATGAAGGACATTGCATCTACCCTCTCTTCTTTTAGGAAAAGTAAGAAGAAGCGCTCTCGCTCACGTTCATCCTCGTCTTCCTCATCAAGAAAATCCCAACAAGAAGGAGATTTGCCCCTTAACAAGTCTGATCCCAAAGATGAAGGCTTTAATAAAGCCCAGCTGAGTCAAGGGGAGTCACCGGGTTCTGAAAGAGGAAGGCCACATGGATTTGTGAGTTTAGATGGTGTTTTAAAGAGATGACGTTCTCTAGAAAGATCATAGTTTGGAGGAATATTTGTGTCATTACACAGTACATTTGACTTTCACAATTTGTGCTGTCAATGGTTTTGCTTCTTTtgagttccttttttttttctctaattaCAGCAAGTAAGAATTCGGGGAAGGGGCTGGAACAGAGGCAATTGTCAAGGGATCAGTTCACATAGTAATGCCATAAACATGGTAGCACAACAAAAAACTGAAGGCTGGGAACCAGAGTACACTCCCAAAAGCAAACAATACTATCTGGTAGGATCACTCTCCTACCTATTAATGCCTCCTATTAACCACATGGTGTAATTTAGTCAGATGGAGCTCAAGTTTGTCCTTGTCTTGACTCCCCTCCAtccttttactttgtttgtCACAGCACGACGACAGAGATGGGGAGGCAGACTGCAAGTGGATGGACAATCAAGGGCGAGGAAGCTTCTCTCGTGGAAGGGCACGTTTTATTATCCGCAAAGCCACCGGGGGTTCCAACACCAACAACCCCAGATGGGCCCATGACAAATTCCAGGTCAATGGAGGGAAAGGTGGTtcacaggaagaggaaacagggCAGGACCGTAATGAGGGAGAAATAGATGGAGAGAATGGTTGAGCCTTGAAGCAG
This region of Paralichthys olivaceus isolate ysfri-2021 chromosome 13, ASM2471397v2, whole genome shotgun sequence genomic DNA includes:
- the thrap3a gene encoding thyroid hormone receptor-associated protein 3 isoform X2, with product MKKHTSSRSRSRSRSRSPSYNRDKKYTRGYQNNREFRGYHRGFRRPYNFRGRGRGYFPRGRFQRGGGGGGGYNNNNFRPNWKNYKQHPQKQQQPQQQQQQQQQQQQQQQQNYSRGRGRWPNFQKRSGSPPHGNSHRSDRSSSPLSRLSQHSSCSSHSSSPKCRPALSLANQNSKDVKENSASKEVGGEDRGPVELVEVLAGDAKEGADSEKNEGSWQGLTDCSSSPKRAGSLANSAVIAGQSSQTTNQSAPTKNTNDTRNGAPSWQMVCSSSSAKKTSHEGLNPMLSSFDFFSTEEYLDGDKSAISIAFRKFLEEQNKKAASNLENGKNAETNDVDMDQGKVNGKASVINTDSVSRKYKGDIDGEVSLTSFLKTSPFLSADGEEEEEMVIKPHSKSLQKEWHNGDESSKLNSQVSQSARELFEECFGKWKNVTYSQVANSDLDAMAEEIYLSRKQDKASAFAAALAKRELAGKLDKLSPERNCKARKMAKSPSVPSPTLPPKRNSDREMFMVRGEDSSFASSRKHEAKFNIKMDFLGDTLLSSSDILAEERQLSQDLVQSSKKDQEFRSIFQHVQAAQFNRSPSELFAQHIVTIVHHIKAQHFPSSGMTLNDRFTMYQRRAAEKEMMKPRKSPEIHRRIDVSTSAFKKHSQLFEAMKSSDDGTYKDGGGKIKGDPMDLRLDIERRKKYSIHEKDNNQDRVRDMGDSPNSSRERSMEKFSKCHKRSGKSKKKRSRSRSSSSSSSRKSQQEGDLPLNKSDPKDEGFNKAQLSQGESPGSERGRPHGFQVRIRGRGWNRGNCQGISSHSNAINMVAQQKTEGWEPEYTPKSKQYYLHDDRDGEADCKWMDNQGRGSFSRGRARFIIRKATGGSNTNNPRWAHDKFQVNGGKGGSQEEETGQDRNEGEIDGENG
- the thrap3a gene encoding thyroid hormone receptor-associated protein 3 isoform X1, which encodes MSRSTKSASRSRSRSRSRSRSRSTSRSRSCSRSRSRKHRYSSRSRSRSRSRSPSYNRDKKYTRGYQNNREFRGYHRGFRRPYNFRGRGRGYFPRGRFQRGGGGGGGYNNNNFRPNWKNYKQHPQKQQQPQQQQQQQQQQQQQQQQNYSRGRGRWPNFQKRSGSPPHGNSHRSDRSSSPLSRLSQHSSCSSHSSSPKCRPALSLANQNSKDVKENSASKEVGGEDRGPVELVEVLAGDAKEGADSEKNEGSWQGLTDCSSSPKRAGSLANSAVIAGQSSQTTNQSAPTKNTNDTRNGAPSWQMVCSSSSAKKTSHEGLNPMLSSFDFFSTEEYLDGDKSAISIAFRKFLEEQNKKAASNLENGKNAETNDVDMDQGKVNGKASVINTDSVSRKYKGDIDGEVSLTSFLKTSPFLSADGEEEEEMVIKPHSKSLQKEWHNGDESSKLNSQVSQSARELFEECFGKWKNVTYSQVANSDLDAMAEEIYLSRKQDKASAFAAALAKRELAGKLDKLSPERNCKARKMAKSPSVPSPTLPPKRNSDREMFMVRGEDSSFASSRKHEAKFNIKMDFLGDTLLSSSDILAEERQLSQDLVQSSKKDQEFRSIFQHVQAAQFNRSPSELFAQHIVTIVHHIKAQHFPSSGMTLNDRFTMYQRRAAEKEMMKPRKSPEIHRRIDVSTSAFKKHSQLFEAMKSSDDGTYKDGGGKIKGDPMDLRLDIERRKKYSIHEKDNNQDRVRDMGDSPNSSRERSMEKFSKCHKRSGKSKKKRSRSRSSSSSSSRKSQQEGDLPLNKSDPKDEGFNKAQLSQGESPGSERGRPHGFQVRIRGRGWNRGNCQGISSHSNAINMVAQQKTEGWEPEYTPKSKQYYLHDDRDGEADCKWMDNQGRGSFSRGRARFIIRKATGGSNTNNPRWAHDKFQVNGGKGGSQEEETGQDRNEGEIDGENG
- the thrap3a gene encoding thyroid hormone receptor-associated protein 3 isoform X3, which gives rise to MSRSTKSASRSRSRSRSRSRSRSTSRSRSCSRSRSRKHRYSSRSRSRSRSRSPSYNRDKKYTRGYQNNREFRGYHRGFRRPYNFRGRGRGYFPRGRFQRGGGGGGGYNNNNFRPNWKNYKQHPQKQQQPQQQQQQQQQQQQQQQQNYSRGRGRWPNFQKRSGSPPHGNSHRSDRSSSPLSRLSQHSSCSSHSSSPKCRPALSLANQNSKDVKENSASKEVGGEDRGPVELVEVLAGDAKEGADSEKNEGSWQGLTDCSSSPKRAGSLANSAVIAGQSSQTTNQSAPTKNTNDTRNGAPSWQMVCSSSSAKKTSHEGLNPMLSSFDFFSTEEYLDGDKSAISIAFRKFLEEQNKKAASNLENGKNAETNDVDMDQGKVNGKASVINTDSVSRKYKGDIDGEVSLTSFLKTSPFLSADGEEEEEMVIKPHSKSLQKEWHNGDESSKLNSQVSQSARELFEECFGKWKNVTYSQVANSDLDAMAEEIYLSRKQDKASAFAAALAKRELAGKLDKLSPERNCKARKMAKSPSVPSPTLPPKRNSDREMFMVRGEDSSFASSRKHEAKFNIKMDFLGDTLLSSSDILAEERQLSQDLVQSSKKDQEFRSIFQHVQAAQFNRSPSELFAQHIVTIVHHIKAQHFPSSGMTLNDRFTMYQRRAAEKEMMKPRKSPEIHRRIDVSTSAFKKHSQLFEAMKSSDDGTYKHDDRDGEADCKWMDNQGRGSFSRGRARFIIRKATGGSNTNNPRWAHDKFQVNGGKGGSQEEETGQDRNEGEIDGENG